The nucleotide sequence AGAACCAGAGTGATCGCCAGTACCGGGGTGCCCAGCACCATGATGATGCTGGTGGCGTAGATGGACCAGATGAAGAGGGGCAGGCGAAACCAGACCTGTCCCGGAGCACGCATTTTGTGGATGGTGACGATGAAGTTCAGGCCCGTCAGAATCGATGAAAATCCGGTGATGAAGATCCCCACGGCGGTCGCCATGACGTAGGTATTGCTGTAGGTACTGCTGTAAGGAGCATAGAACGTCCAGCCGGTATCCACGCCCCCCGCCAGCAGGGCATACAGCGTGAATACTCCTCCCACCATGTAGACGTACCAACTCAGCAGGTTCAGGCGAGGAAACGCCAGATCGCGCGCCCCCAGCATCAGGGGGACGAGAAAGTTTCCCATGACCGCCGGAATCGACGGGACCAGGAAAAAGAAGATCATGATGACACCGTGCGCGGTGAACAGCTTATTGTAGGTCTCGGACCGAACCAGGTCCGCCTGCGGTGTCATCAGATCCAGGCGGACCAGTGTCGCAGCAATCCCGCCGAGCACGAAGAAGGCCGTGATCGACACCAGATAGAGCAGGGCGATCCGCTTGTGATCCGTCGTGAAAAGCCATGATCGGACGGTGTACCCGGAGTTCAGATAATGCCGTTTCGGCAACGAAACTGACTCGGGAGAGACGGATGTCGGACGATCGAGTGCGGCTGTCATGGTTTTGCCAGCGATTTGATGTAAGTGATCAAATAAATAAGCTGCTCTTCGCTAATCTGCCCCTCATAACTGGGCATCAACGGTTCGAATCCGGCAACAACTTTCGCGGCCGGCCTGAGGATCGACTCGCGCAAATAGGTTTCGTCCGCGGGCACGGTCGTGCCATCAACAAGTTTGACGTCGCGTCCGAAAAGGCCTTCCAGTGGTGGACAGCGGCCGGTCGCCCCTTCCGGACGATGACATGTCACACATCGAAATTCCTCATAGAGCCGCTTGCCGGCCGCGAGGGGTGATTCCTGCATGTTCGAATTGGCAAGCCAACGTTCGTACTCGGCCGGCTCCATCACGATGACGCGTCCGATCATGCGCGAGTGATTCGTGCCACAGTATTCTGCACAAAACAAGTGGAACGTCCCCGTGCGTGTCGCCTCAAACCAGCAGTTGGTGTAGCGTCCGGGCACGACATCGCGTTTTGTACGAAAGGCGGGGACAAAAAAACTGTGAATGACGTCTTCGGAAATCAACGTCAGTTTGACCGGGTATCCCAGCGGGACGTGCAGGTCGTTGATCTCGCGCTGTCCGCTTGGATGCTGGAACTTCCACATCCACTGCTTTCCCACGCCGCGAATCTCGATGGCATCATCCGGGGGGCGGTATTCGGAGTAATACAAAGACGCTCCCCAGGCAAAGATCGCCATGGAAATAAGCAGCGGGACCACCATCCAGAGAACCTCGAGCCATAACGAATGGTCTTCCCCCTTGGATCGATCAACCTGCTGGTTTCCCCGTCGATATTTGATGGAGAAATAGACGATCAAAACGGCGATCAGGACCGTGAAGAAGGTCGATACGCTCAATAGGAAGTAGTAGAGCAGGTCCACGCTCGGCGCGAGTGTCGAGGCTTGCTCTGGCATTAACCGAAATCCGTCGTCGATCATGGGTGCTCCCGGAGGTGAGGATCGAGTTCGGGAGTCTTGAGCGGCAAGGCCAGGTCGGAATCTCCCTGGACCAACCGGGAACGAGCACACTCACGTCGATACATGCGGTACAAATAAGTCCCAAGAACGAGTGCGGTGAGAATACCGGCCCAGCGCAGCAGGCCCGCGATGGCCAGACCATACTTTCCCGTCAGTGGATCGTAGTGGTAACACAGGAGCAGAAACTGTTCGACCGGTGACCCGATCGCTCCATTCGAGCTTTCAACCAGTCCCAGCCGAAGGTCGTGGGGAGAGTATTCAATTCCGTAAAAGTAGCGCGAAACCCGTCCGTCCGGCGTGACGATTATCACCCCGCTGGCGTGGGCGAACTGGTCCGTCTCTTCGACGTAGCGGTAGTGAAACCCGACGGTATCGGTGAGTCGATCGATCAGCGCCTGGTCGGCTGTCAGAAAATGGATTCCTGCTTCTGCCTCTGACTGGCGTGTCATTCGGACGTACTGGCGTTTCTTCTCGGCTGCCAGTTCGCTTCCTTCCCGCGGATCAAAGCTGACCGCGATAAAATCATAATCCACGCCGATCTTCAGCGGGATCGCGTGGCTCACCTTGAAAAAGCCATTCAGCACCTGGGTGCACAGCATGGGACAGCGGTATTGCACCAGTGCGAGGACGACAGGTTTCTCGCGGAAGAATGCGTCGAGTTGGACTTTCGATCCATGTTCGTCGACGACGATTCCGTCCAGTGGCAATTGGGCGTTCAATCGCTGTTCAATTCCCACATCGCGCAGTAACTCGGTGGAGGGACTTCGACCGGCAGGCGAATTATAGGGGCCTCCCGTTGCGAATCTTTGAGCCAGTGCGGATGAGCACAGGATCAGATCACAAAGCGCGATGCCCAGAACCCACACAGCGCAGGTGCCGAATGTCTTGCTCCAAACAGGGTTTTGCGGGTGTTTCATGGCCGGGGTTCCTCCTTGGCGGTCGGGCGAGCGGGCCCTTCAGGTTCGGGCAAACCCTGTGTGGCAAGAAGCTTGATCGCTGCCTCCACCGGAACGTGAACCACTCCCTTTTCCCGGTCGATCCATCCGTAACTCGTCAGATGTTTCAGCTCAGCATTTTTCAAGTCCCTTAGTTCGACGGAGGGTTGGGGCTGGAGCTGCGGTCCGGAATACGTGACATCCGGGGTGAGTGCGCTGACTTCCTGTCGGTTGCGCTGAATTCGGGATTCCATGGTGGAATACATCCAGCCCAGTAACGGCATGACCAGCGCGACCATGGCGACAAGTCCCGCGCCGAAGCGGCCAATCAGGCTGGGGCGAACGTCAGACGTCTCGTGGCCCGGATCGGGATGGGAGTCTACGTGAGAGTCGTGGGCGGGTTGCGTCATGGAGACTCTCCTTCCAGTAACGGGTCATAGATTGGCCGCGAAGTCCGCTCGACGAGTCGCCAGGAAAAGAGAGTCAGCCAGATCCCTCCGAGCGCCATCCAGGTGACGACGGAAGTCCAGTCAACCCGGAGACCGCGATAACCAGCCTCGTCCTGCTGAAACCCGGGCGCCACGGTCCAGTAGAGATCCACGTACCGCATCAACAGCAGCAGGCCGGCTATCCCGCGCAGGTACTTTCTGTCCCGTTTGATTGTGCGAGACAGCAGCAAGAAAAAAGGGACGACGAAATGCAGCAGGACCAGGGAGATCGCCAGGTGCTGCCATCCGCCACTCAGTCGATGGACGTACCAGAAATTTTCTTCGGGCAGGTTCCCCGACCAGATGACGAGGTACTGAAAGAACGAGCAATACGCCCAGAACATCGTCGAGGCGAGCAACAAATTGCCCAGATCATTCAGACGCGACGTTGTGACGAGCCGGGACCAGGGATAGTACGACTGAAGTGACGTGATGACCAGAACCGCGAAGGCGAGTGCCGCGACTCCCTGACCAGCCACCTGAATCAGAGCGTACATCGTCGAGTACCAAAGTGGTTCCAGTGACATCGACCAGTCAACGCATGCCAGTGTGAAGGTAAACCCGAAGGCAATGAACCCCACGCCACTGGCGGTCTGCAGCCGCCGTGCCCGCTCTGAATCGGGATCGCGCTCATCGTTGGGTGACCAGCGATTCAGGAACAGGGTGATGGCGATCCAGACCGCGAAATAAATCAGTGCTCGAATCTGGAATCCGGTGACGGTCAGATAGGCGGACTTCCGCATCAGGACCTCGTGATGATGCACATAGTCCGGATTTGTCCAGGGATAGATTCCAGTCACATCCAGCCAGATGGGGACGAAGAAGATCAGGAACAACGGAACGGTGTCGTATCCTGCCTCCAGACTGCGACGTATGGTTCGACCCCAGCCACCCCCCGTTAAACCGTGGATCATGGAGATGGAGAGTGACCCAAGTGCCAAACCCAGCCAATAGAGGAAGGCTGTCAGGTATGACGGATAAAAGTGTTCTCGGTCGTAGAAGTACGCGAGTATGGATCCGAGCAGGCCCAGCCCACCCATCATCAGTCCCCAGGTTCTGAGACGATGGACAACCGGCATGAACTCACGTGGAGCCTTCATTCCTGTGGCTCCTCCTGAGGGACCTGGATTTGGTTGCTCAGTTCTGTGGCTGAGAGTTCCTTCCGGACTTGTTCCGGAAGGTCTTCAACCTGTGAATGCTGACTCCTTTGAAGTGCCCGCAAATACGCGACGATCGCCCATCGGTCTGCGGCGTCGATCCGACTTGCGTAACTCGACATGGCACCGAATCCGTGTGTGATCACATCGAAGAAGTGGCCGTTCGGAACTTCACGGAGTCGGTCAGTGTGGAAAGAAGGTGGTTTGCGGAACCCCCGTCGCACGATGATCCCATCCCCTTCGCCTGATTGACCGTGGCAGACCGAGCAAAAGATTTCGAAGCGGTCTTTGCCCCGGATCATCAACTGAAGTCGAAGCTCTGCGGGTTCGATCGAGTCAAACGGGCTGCCAAACCTGGCCGGATTCCGATCGTACAGTGCCTGAAACGCCGCTTCAGGAATTCGGACGGCGAGTCCGTCTCCCTGCTTTCCGGTGTAAAAGGGCTGATCCTCGCGTAGATTCCCCCGGGCAATTGTCCCTTCGACAGGCGGGCGCGCAGACAAGCCATCCCTGAAAAAATGACTCTGTTCCAGCGGTTCGTAGCGCGGCTGGTCATACATATCAAGACGGTCGCAGCCCAGCGTCGCCCCGAGCACCAGTCCCCAGATCAACAGACGGGTTCGCCGATCCGGAAGCCTACGCGGATTGGCCGAGAAAATCCTGCAGCCGTGCACCAGCGTCGATCGTCTGATCTTCATGGCTGCACCTCATGCACGCGGGATGTTAACTGCTCCAGAAATCGACGTGTTTCATCGAGTCGGAATAGAGGGTCCTTTGCCTGGATACAGAGGAAGAAGCGATCACGCGAGGCGAGGCTGAACTCGGGGACCTCAAACAGAGGGTGGTTGGGATGAGGCAAACCGTTCAGCGCCAGCATCCCAAAGAACGTCGCGAAGGCCGCACCCAGCACGGTCATTTCGAATGTAATCGGAATAAATGCGGGCCAGCTGTGCAGCGGACGCCCTCCGACGTCAAGCGGGTAACTGATTACGGACGAGTAGTACAGCATGTAGTACGCTGCACTCCCGCCGATCAGTCCCCCCAGCAGCACGAGGAACGGCAAACGCGTTGGCTTTTGTCCGAGTGCTTCGGAAAGCCCCTCGACGGGAAAGGGGGTGTAACCGTTCATCGATCGATAGCCGGTGTCGTACGCCTTCTGCGCTGCGTGGATGATCTCTTCAGGATGATCGAATTCTGCCAGCAAGCCGTAGATTTTTTCTGGTTGCGAGGGGATCGCCATGGTTACGTCTCCTCGCTTGATTCGTGGACCAGTGTTCTCAATTCAAAAATGGAGATGACGGGCAGCAGGCGAACGAAGAGGAACAGGAGTGTAAAGAATAGTCCAATGGAGCCGACGAAGTGGGTGTAATCCCAGACGGTCGGGTAGTACATCCGCCAGGCCGAGGGAAGAAAGTCGCGATGCAGGCTGACGACAACGATAATGAATCGCTCCAGCCACATTCCCACATTGACCAGCAGGGATACCACAAACAGCACGGGGATGCTGCGTCGCAGTTTGCGGGACCAGAACAACTGCGGGGCCAGAACGTTGCAGGCGATCAAACCCCAGTAACTCCAACCATAGGGGCCGAGCAGGCGATTGATTGCGAGATAGCGTTCGAATTCGTTTCCACTGTAGTATTCAAAGAAGATCTCGGCTGCATAACCATAGAACATCATGCAGCCGGTCGCGAGAATCACCTTTGCCATGTTTTCCAGATGACGGAGCGTGACGAAGTCCTGAAGCGAGTAAATTGATCGCAGGGGAATCATCAGCGTCATCACCATTGCGAAGCCCGAGAAGATCGCCCCGGCGACGAAGAACGGTGAGGAGAAGGTGGTGTGCCACCCCGGCACGATCGCCGCCGCGAAGTCCATCCCTACGATACTGTGGACCGAGACCACCAGCGGCGTCGCCAGGGCCGCCATGAGCAGATAGGCCACTTCATATCGCTGCCAGTGCTTGGCCGAACCGCGCCAGCCGAGAGCCATGATCCCGTAGACAATCTGACCGAACCGATTATGGGTTCGATCCCGCAGAGTCGCGAGGTCGGGAATCAGGCCCATATACCAGAAGAGTAGCGACACGGTGAAGTAGGTCATGACAGCGAATACGTCCCAGACCAGCGGGCTGCGGAAGTTTGGCCACAGATCCATCGTGTTCGGGTAGGGTAGCATCCAGTAGAAGACCCATGGTCGCCCCATGTGCAGTAGAGGAAACAGACCTGCGCACGACACCGCGAACAACGTCATTGCCTCAGCAAATCGATTGATACTTGTTCGCCATTCCTGGTGCAGCAGGAGGAGGACGGCCGAAATCAGAGTTCCAGCATGGCCGATCCCAATCCACCAGACGAAGTTCACAATTGGGAAGGCCCAGCCGACGGGAATGTTCGTTCCCCAGATCCCGATTCCCCGGGCAAGCAAGTATGCCGTGGCGTAAAGCAAGGCCATCATCAAGGTGAATGAGAGAGCGAAGCCGAGAATCCAGCCACGCGAAGTCTTCCGCGTCAAGACGATGGAACTGATCTGGTCAGTGACGGATGCGTACGTATGGCCCGGCTCGAGGACGGGAGTTTCGTCGACGGGGGCTGGCACTTCTGCCATGGAAGCAGAAGCGTCGAGCCCCGGGTGGGTGCGGTGACGGCCACGTTTGCGACGACTCATCTTTCCTCCTGTGGTTTTGAGGAACGGCCGTCCCACGGCGGAGTATCTTCAGCGGCCAGTCCCGCCAGACGCGGATGCGGGTTACGCAGCCGAGCCAGATGCGTGGTGCGAGGACGCGTGTTGAGTTCCGCCAGCAGTGAGTAATTCAGTGGGGATTTTTTGAGCTGCGTCACAGCACTGGCGGGATCGTTCAGATCGCCAAATATAATGGCTTGCGCGGGACATGCCTGCTGGCAGGCTGTCACGACTTCACCATCGATCACGTCTCGGTTCTGCTTACGGGCTTCGATCCTTGCGTGACTGATTCGTTGGGTGCAGTACGTGCATTTTTCCATGACTCCGCGGCTGCGAACCGTGACGTCGGGATTTCGCATGAGCTTAAGTGACGGTGCGTGTGCCGCGTCGTAATGAATCTCGGCATCGTAGTCGAGGAAATTGAATCTGCGAACTTTGTAAGGGCAGTTGTTCGAGCAGTAGCGAGTCCCCACGCAACGGTTATAGATCATCTGGTTGAGTCCGTCGTGACTATGCACGGTCGCGGCGACGGGACAGACGAGTTCGCAGGGGGCTTTCTCGCAGTGGACGCACATCATGGGCTGAAAATAGGTTTCAGGGTCCGCGATCTGTCCACGGTAGTAGCGGTCGATTCGCAGCCAGTGCATCTCCCGACCCATCCGCACCTGTTTCTTGCCGACAATCGGGATATTGTTTTCCGCCTGACAGGCGACGACGCAAGCATTGCAGCCGACGCAAGCTGTCTGATCAATCACCATGCCCCAGGCGTTGGGTGATTCGGGAGACTCGGGGTACAGAGAGGGAAGTTCATGAGGATGACGCATTTCGGGTGAGATGAAATCGGGGTTCTCGACGTAGCCGGGAAGCGTTTGAATCTGGACCAGATCCCGTCCTTCCATGCTGTGATGCGACTGGGTGATGGATAGCTCGTACAGTCGCCCCGTCTTCTTCAGTTGCCCCCCGGTTGTGAACCAGTCGCTCGTCGCTGGCCGAATCGGGTAAGCGTTGAAGCCTGCGCCGTTTCCGATGCGTCCCGACCGGGTCCGTCCATAGCCGAGAGCGAGGGACAGTGAGTCGTCCGGTTGGCCGGGAACGATCAGCACGGGAACGCGAATCGATTTCTCTCCGATTGTCAGATCGACAAGTTCGGCGTTCTCAACCCCCAATCGACGGGCCGTGCGTGGGCTGATCAAGGCGGCATTGTCCCACGTCAATTTTGTGATCGGCTTGGGAAGTTCCTGCAGCCAGCCGTTGTTTGCATAACTCCCGTCCCAGATTGTGGGGTCGGGCACAAATGTGACTTCAAGACCCACGGTTGCTGCGTCCCGGGCGGTTGTGGTTGCGCGGGTGGGAGTGACCTTGTCGACGAACTTCCATTCGGGACGGATTTCCTCTGCGCTCGAAGACGCGATTACACCGTCGTGGACCGCACGGCGCCATCGATCTTCAAAATCGTCACTACCCCATTGCCGCTTCCAGTAGTTACGGACAATTTCGTAAGCGGTCAGTTCGGCTCGACTCGCCAGCACCGCGATCAACTGGTGCTCATCGCGTGTCTCGTAAAGGGGAGCGATAAGCGGTTGTTGGATCGAACACGTTCCGTCATAGGCACAGGCGTCGCTCCATGCTTCGAGGGTATGCGATCGTGGAATGTGCCAGTGAGACTCGTATGACGTTTCGTCGTACTCGTGAGCGAGATGCACGCGGAAAGGGACCTTGCGGTAGGCTTCCGCGAAGTTCAGTTCCCCGGGAGCGTTATAAACTGGATTACCACCGATCACGATGAGCATTTTTACGTCGCCCTGACTTATTTTCGTCACGAGCTCACGCAGAGAATCGATTTGGTCACCCGTCTCAGCTCCGAGAGCGGGGATATAGCGGACCGTCTTGCCGACATTGTCGAGCTGGCGATTGATTGCATGGGCGAGCGCATGAACTGCAGCGGGTTGGCCGTCGCCGGGAATTACCAGGCTGGCACCCGGTTCCTCCTGCAGGTCTGAGAGGAGTGCTTCCAGCCACTTGGCAGGGACGGCAGGGGGGAGATCTTCGACACGCGTCGCAACTTCGATCCCCAGCCGCTCGGCCAGGATGCGAGCCACCGTCTCGATTTCAAAAGCGCGCAGGGCCAGTCGATGATCGGCCTGGGCTCCCGTGAGACTCGGCGTCGATTCGACGGTGTAGAGTCGGTTCATCGTTACCGCATGGGGATCGGCCGCGCCCGCACGACGCCGATCGATGAAGTCGCGTGTATAACGCAGACTTCCGGGCATGCTGGTCAGGAAGTCGGCATCGAGCGAAAGTATGGTTTTCGCCCGGTCAAACTGATAAACGACATCGACCGGTTGACCGAACGCGGCGATGGCACCCGCACGAACATTTCCTCGGCTGACCGGAGAGTACTGAATCCACGTCAGTTCAGGCAGATCCTCGCACAGCGATTTCAACTGGTCCAGCAGTGTGGGCGAAGTCGTGGCTTCCGTAAGGATCACAAGTCCTTTGCCACCAGCGGGACGGAGACTATTCAGTTCTAAAGTCAGTTTCGAGAGAAATTCGCTCCACGTACTGATCCGGCCCGCCTTCATTAAGGTCTGGGAACGATCCGGGTCATAAAGTGAGAGGATCGACGCTTGGGCAAAGACGTCGGTTCCCCCCAGACTGGCAGGATGGTCGGGGTTGCCTTCGATTTTGGTAGGGCGGCCCAAATGACTTTCGACCAGGAGACCCGTTGCATACCCACCCCGCGTCATACAGGTCGCAAAGTATTGAGGTTTGCCGGGAATCATGTCCTCGGGCTGCCGGACGTAGGGGACAATTTTTTCTGCCGGTTGTCTGACGCAGCCGCTCAGCCCCACACCCGCCAGTCCGAGCGAGGCGGCCGCCAGCCGGAGGAAGTCTCGCCGACTCGACTCATCCGTCCATTCGCTCGCCTGACGAGGAAATTCGCGATGCAGGTAATCAAAGAACTCGGGAGACTGTGCCAGTTCTTCAAGGCCGCGCCAGAGGGGAGGAGGGTCTGTGGTTTCCAGACGATTGAGCAGGGCATCTAGGTCGAGAGAGCGAACATTGTTCTGCGGATCGGAATCCGTAGGAGCACTCGGCGAGCGAACATGACCTGAGTCTTTCATCGGTGGCATGTCCCACAATCGAGAAGTTGGTGAGCGTCGATTTTGAAGCTGTGCATCAACTGAGTGACCTCGTCCGGCGAGGTCTCGGCTAGGCT is from Schlesneria sp. DSM 10557 and encodes:
- a CDS encoding SCO family protein — encoded protein: MKHPQNPVWSKTFGTCAVWVLGIALCDLILCSSALAQRFATGGPYNSPAGRSPSTELLRDVGIEQRLNAQLPLDGIVVDEHGSKVQLDAFFREKPVVLALVQYRCPMLCTQVLNGFFKVSHAIPLKIGVDYDFIAVSFDPREGSELAAEKKRQYVRMTRQSEAEAGIHFLTADQALIDRLTDTVGFHYRYVEETDQFAHASGVIIVTPDGRVSRYFYGIEYSPHDLRLGLVESSNGAIGSPVEQFLLLCYHYDPLTGKYGLAIAGLLRWAGILTALVLGTYLYRMYRRECARSRLVQGDSDLALPLKTPELDPHLREHP
- a CDS encoding TAT-variant-translocated molybdopterin oxidoreductase, yielding MKDSGHVRSPSAPTDSDPQNNVRSLDLDALLNRLETTDPPPLWRGLEELAQSPEFFDYLHREFPRQASEWTDESSRRDFLRLAAASLGLAGVGLSGCVRQPAEKIVPYVRQPEDMIPGKPQYFATCMTRGGYATGLLVESHLGRPTKIEGNPDHPASLGGTDVFAQASILSLYDPDRSQTLMKAGRISTWSEFLSKLTLELNSLRPAGGKGLVILTEATTSPTLLDQLKSLCEDLPELTWIQYSPVSRGNVRAGAIAAFGQPVDVVYQFDRAKTILSLDADFLTSMPGSLRYTRDFIDRRRAGAADPHAVTMNRLYTVESTPSLTGAQADHRLALRAFEIETVARILAERLGIEVATRVEDLPPAVPAKWLEALLSDLQEEPGASLVIPGDGQPAAVHALAHAINRQLDNVGKTVRYIPALGAETGDQIDSLRELVTKISQGDVKMLIVIGGNPVYNAPGELNFAEAYRKVPFRVHLAHEYDETSYESHWHIPRSHTLEAWSDACAYDGTCSIQQPLIAPLYETRDEHQLIAVLASRAELTAYEIVRNYWKRQWGSDDFEDRWRRAVHDGVIASSSAEEIRPEWKFVDKVTPTRATTTARDAATVGLEVTFVPDPTIWDGSYANNGWLQELPKPITKLTWDNAALISPRTARRLGVENAELVDLTIGEKSIRVPVLIVPGQPDDSLSLALGYGRTRSGRIGNGAGFNAYPIRPATSDWFTTGGQLKKTGRLYELSITQSHHSMEGRDLVQIQTLPGYVENPDFISPEMRHPHELPSLYPESPESPNAWGMVIDQTACVGCNACVVACQAENNIPIVGKKQVRMGREMHWLRIDRYYRGQIADPETYFQPMMCVHCEKAPCELVCPVAATVHSHDGLNQMIYNRCVGTRYCSNNCPYKVRRFNFLDYDAEIHYDAAHAPSLKLMRNPDVTVRSRGVMEKCTYCTQRISHARIEARKQNRDVIDGEVVTACQQACPAQAIIFGDLNDPASAVTQLKKSPLNYSLLAELNTRPRTTHLARLRNPHPRLAGLAAEDTPPWDGRSSKPQEER
- a CDS encoding cytochrome c, translating into MKIRRSTLVHGCRIFSANPRRLPDRRTRLLIWGLVLGATLGCDRLDMYDQPRYEPLEQSHFFRDGLSARPPVEGTIARGNLREDQPFYTGKQGDGLAVRIPEAAFQALYDRNPARFGSPFDSIEPAELRLQLMIRGKDRFEIFCSVCHGQSGEGDGIIVRRGFRKPPSFHTDRLREVPNGHFFDVITHGFGAMSSYASRIDAADRWAIVAYLRALQRSQHSQVEDLPEQVRKELSATELSNQIQVPQEEPQE
- a CDS encoding DUF3341 domain-containing protein, which codes for MAIPSQPEKIYGLLAEFDHPEEIIHAAQKAYDTGYRSMNGYTPFPVEGLSEALGQKPTRLPFLVLLGGLIGGSAAYYMLYYSSVISYPLDVGGRPLHSWPAFIPITFEMTVLGAAFATFFGMLALNGLPHPNHPLFEVPEFSLASRDRFFLCIQAKDPLFRLDETRRFLEQLTSRVHEVQP
- the coxB gene encoding cytochrome c oxidase subunit II, whose protein sequence is MIDDGFRLMPEQASTLAPSVDLLYYFLLSVSTFFTVLIAVLIVYFSIKYRRGNQQVDRSKGEDHSLWLEVLWMVVPLLISMAIFAWGASLYYSEYRPPDDAIEIRGVGKQWMWKFQHPSGQREINDLHVPLGYPVKLTLISEDVIHSFFVPAFRTKRDVVPGRYTNCWFEATRTGTFHLFCAEYCGTNHSRMIGRVIVMEPAEYERWLANSNMQESPLAAGKRLYEEFRCVTCHRPEGATGRCPPLEGLFGRDVKLVDGTTVPADETYLRESILRPAAKVVAGFEPLMPSYEGQISEEQLIYLITYIKSLAKP
- the nrfD gene encoding NrfD/PsrC family molybdoenzyme membrane anchor subunit produces the protein MAEVPAPVDETPVLEPGHTYASVTDQISSIVLTRKTSRGWILGFALSFTLMMALLYATAYLLARGIGIWGTNIPVGWAFPIVNFVWWIGIGHAGTLISAVLLLLHQEWRTSINRFAEAMTLFAVSCAGLFPLLHMGRPWVFYWMLPYPNTMDLWPNFRSPLVWDVFAVMTYFTVSLLFWYMGLIPDLATLRDRTHNRFGQIVYGIMALGWRGSAKHWQRYEVAYLLMAALATPLVVSVHSIVGMDFAAAIVPGWHTTFSSPFFVAGAIFSGFAMVMTLMIPLRSIYSLQDFVTLRHLENMAKVILATGCMMFYGYAAEIFFEYYSGNEFERYLAINRLLGPYGWSYWGLIACNVLAPQLFWSRKLRRSIPVLFVVSLLVNVGMWLERFIIVVVSLHRDFLPSAWRMYYPTVWDYTHFVGSIGLFFTLLFLFVRLLPVISIFELRTLVHESSEET